AAATACCGGAAAGTTTACTCCCGATAGTATCCGCTGGCTTAAAGAAGGGATATATAAAATATTTTTAAGGTTAGAAGGATGGAAAGACAGCGCATTCATTGTTAATGTAAAAGAGCAACAAAGACAAAACTTTAATATTGATTTTTCATATAATCCAGCAATGTTTGGTGCAATTGAGTGCAAAACTCATCCTGTTGGAGGACAAATTTTTTTGGATGGCAAGGATTTGCGAAAAACCACGCCTTATACAATCTATAATTTACTGCCCGGCTATTACAATCTTGGTTTCCATAAAGATAGATATTGGTTTGATACTCTAACTGTAAAAGTGGAAAGCCAAAAAATAACTTCAATTTACCGTGTATTAGCTGATACTGCTGTGTGGGTCGCTTATAATAAATCTAATAGCTCAATTCCTTCTAATTTTATTCTTAATGCTGCCATAGACAATGAAAATATAATATGGATAGGAACTGATGACAATGGATTTGCTTCATTTAATGGAAAGGAATGGACAAATTACAATAAATCAAATTCGCCCTTGCCTGATAATAGAATAAATGCTTTGTATTTAGATAAAAACAATAACAAATGGATTGGAACTACAAATTATGGCTTAGTAAAATTTGATGGTATTAACTGGACCATTTACAATTCCGCTAATTCTGGTTTACCCGGGGATATGATAACAGCAATTACTTCTGATGAGAATAATAATCTATGGATAGGTACCTATAATAAAGGTGTGGCTGTTCTTAGAGGAAACGATTGGGAAGTTTTTAATACAACTAATTCCGGTTTGCCAAGTAATTTTATTTCAGCAATAATATTCGATAGAGATGGAACCTTATGGATTGGAACCGATAGAAGTGGCATAGTAAAATATGATGGTAACAATTGGACAGTTTATAATTCAGCAAATGCAGATTTACCTCCATCAAATATTTGTTCGTCATTAGCAATCGATAATAATGGTATTCTATATGCCGGATTTCTTTATGATTTAGGAAGCCAAATTCCAGGTGGATTATCTAAATACGAAGCGGGCAGTTGGACATTAATTCAATCAAATTATATTGATATTTCTACATTAACCATTGATAAGTATAATTATATTTGGGCTGGTTCAGCGATAAACGGATTTGGACTTATCAATGGAAGATTTGTGTTCAGGGATGTTTTTAATAAACACAATTCACCAATTACCTCAAACATGGTAAACACAATTGCAGTGGATAAAGAAATGTACAAATGGATAGGAACCGGCGGCAATGGATTGATCAAGTATAAAAATTATAGATAATTTTTCGGTTGACAATCACCCAAAATTGAGATATATGACTTAGTTTTATAATCACAATGCAGCTTATATAATCGTAATATTTATCTAAATAAAAATTAGAACTCATTTTTTTAGTTAATTTTTATAACCAAATGATTCAACATATTTCTTATCAAAAAAGAAATACTCACTAGAAATCAGAGAGGTACCCAAAATTCCTATTCCACCAGATACGTTTGTGTAAGTTGATTCATCTAACCTGATTGAGTAATCATCCAAATAACCGTTGAGGCTGGAGTAATAATTGGAAAGATTGTAATCAAATTCAAGCAATTCAAACTTAACAATATCAATTAAATAATCAGATTTATCCGGATCGCCCGCAGAAATTTGTACCATTAAAGAATCAATTGCAGAATAATCGTAGCTAACTGAAGATTCGCGACTATAAGATGGATAAACAGGGAGATTTCCATTAGCCTTCTTTATATAACGCATCGGAATTTCTATTATAAAAGAATTTTTCGGTGGTGGTATAGAATTTTTTGTATAGTACATAATTAATTTAGGAAAGTATAGGTTTCCTTCTTGTGCATTCCATGAAATAATCCAACTTTTTCCCCATCGCCATTGATCAATCAAAGTAGTAATTCCGTGATAGAAGGGATATGAATATTCAAAACCTTTTGATGAAGGAATTCTGGTTTTTGCTTCAAGGATTTTTCCATCTGGAAGTGTTATAGACAAAGAAAGAGCAGCGCCGTATGTTAAAGTTAATCCTGCTGCATCTGCTAATTTATAGTAAATCTCCGGCATATAAGGTTTAAATTCTCTGGAATCCAGCGTGTCTTCCAAAAAGCTGTATCCATTGCCAATTCCATTTATCTTCAAGCGAATTTGTGCTCCGGATATGGATGGTGCAGTTTTGTTATCTTTTGGTGGCGTGTAAGTCGGGTTATCATAAGTTTTTGTTAGCATTACAATAGGATACAACGGGTAGTATAAATATTGATCAACGGCTATAATACAGTAAAGAATATTTCTTTCTTTAAAATCTTCTTTAGGACTAAAATTTTCCTCGCAGGAAATGTTTAAAAATGATAAAGTTATTGCAATTATAAATAAGGGAAGATTTTTTTTCATAACCCATCTCTTTGTTTTAAAAATAGCAAAAAAGGAATTAGTAATAAAGAAATTATTGCGAAATCAAAAACTAAGCTGACAGACCAATAAAACGATAAATTGCATATAATGGAATATTCAAACCGGATGCAAACCTCAATCATAATTAAATTATATTGCTATACGTAAAAAATAGGTTGACTAAGATTTATCCATGTATTAATATGTTTATGGGATTTATAAAAAAACTACAATATGAACCAATGAAGAGCTTCAATATAAAATTAAAGTACATAACAATTTTTGTAGTTGCTCTTATCCTCTCCTGCAACAAAGAAGTTTCAGTTAGTCCTCCTGAAGAACCTATACATACAGGTTTCGTTTATATTGAATCGAATCCTAATTATGCAAAAATTTATTTGAATGGACGAAATACTGGCAAAGTTACACCTGATAGTTTGCGATGGTTGGAAGCTGGAAAGCAAACAGTAACTCTTAGACTTACAGGATGGAAAGATTCAACACTTCAATTGAATATTATTGAAAGTGAAAGATTAAACTTTTTTTTTGATTTTACTAAAAACTTAGCAATGTGTGGTTATATTGATTGTAAAACTCATCCAACTGATGCAGATATATTTCTTAATGACTCAGCTTTAGGGAAGAAAACACCATATCAAATAAGTAATTTATTCCCTGGTGAATATAAGGTTAAATTTAAAAAGGATCGTTACCTGGATGATAGTATTGATGTTACCGTTCAAAGCCAAGCTATAACATCAATTTACAAAGTATTAGTAGATACAACTGTTTGGGTAAATTTTAAGACATCCAATTCAGGATTGCCTTCCAGTTATATCCTAAGCATAGCTGTAGATAAGAATAATTTAAAATGGATTGGAACAGACGGTGGAGGGCTTGCAGTGTTCGATGAAAAAGACTGGATAATTTACGCTACTGATAATTCACCATTGCCTGATAACAGAATAAATGTTTTATATATTGACGATGAAGACAATATATGGATAGGAACGACAAGTGCTGGTCTTGTAAAATTTTATAATAATAGCTGGACAATCTATGACAAAAACAATTCGGGCTTACCAGCGGACATGATAACAGCGCTAACCAAAGATAAAAATGGTAACCTTTGGATTGGTACTTACAATAAAGGAGTTGCAGTTTTTAACAGTAACAGTTGGAAGGCATATGACATAGATAATTCTGATTTGCCATCAAATTATATATCATCTATTGCTATTATCGATACTAATATTTGGATAGGGACAAGAGAGGGCTTGGTCAATTTCAAACCGGAAGGAAAATCTGTTTTTTATAATTCAACTAATTCTTCAATTCCAAATAGAATATC
The window above is part of the Ignavibacteriales bacterium genome. Proteins encoded here:
- a CDS encoding DUF4249 family protein: MKKNLPLFIIAITLSFLNISCEENFSPKEDFKERNILYCIIAVDQYLYYPLYPIVMLTKTYDNPTYTPPKDNKTAPSISGAQIRLKINGIGNGYSFLEDTLDSREFKPYMPEIYYKLADAAGLTLTYGAALSLSITLPDGKILEAKTRIPSSKGFEYSYPFYHGITTLIDQWRWGKSWIISWNAQEGNLYFPKLIMYYTKNSIPPPKNSFIIEIPMRYIKKANGNLPVYPSYSRESSVSYDYSAIDSLMVQISAGDPDKSDYLIDIVKFELLEFDYNLSNYYSSLNGYLDDYSIRLDESTYTNVSGGIGILGTSLISSEYFFFDKKYVESFGYKN
- a CDS encoding PEGA domain-containing protein, producing MKSFNIKLKYITIFVVALILSCNKEVSVSPPEEPIHTGFVYIESNPNYAKIYLNGRNTGKVTPDSLRWLEAGKQTVTLRLTGWKDSTLQLNIIESERLNFFFDFTKNLAMCGYIDCKTHPTDADIFLNDSALGKKTPYQISNLFPGEYKVKFKKDRYLDDSIDVTVQSQAITSIYKVLVDTTVWVNFKTSNSGLPSSYILSIAVDKNNLKWIGTDGGGLAVFDEKDWIIYATDNSPLPDNRINVLYIDDEDNIWIGTTSAGLVKFYNNSWTIYDKNNSGLPADMITALTKDKNGNLWIGTYNKGVAVFNSNSWKAYDIDNSDLPSNYISSIAIIDTNIWIGTREGLVNFKPEGKSVFYNSTNSSIPNRISALAVGVLGELYIGTIYMGSNGIAILINNEFKLLDNIFNSDITTISVDKFNHVWMGSSLNGFGLLFNNIGFKGIFNKYNSPINADGVNAIAIDKNMYKWIGTYGGGLVKFKNFR
- a CDS encoding PEGA domain-containing protein, with the translated sequence MVFNNNWQLFLVLNMKYLKIHLLIISLLFFFSCNKEITVDPPEEPVHTGIIFIASNPTHAKIFLENRNTGKFTPDSIRWLKEGIYKIFLRLEGWKDSAFIVNVKEQQRQNFNIDFSYNPAMFGAIECKTHPVGGQIFLDGKDLRKTTPYTIYNLLPGYYNLGFHKDRYWFDTLTVKVESQKITSIYRVLADTAVWVAYNKSNSSIPSNFILNAAIDNENIIWIGTDDNGFASFNGKEWTNYNKSNSPLPDNRINALYLDKNNNKWIGTTNYGLVKFDGINWTIYNSANSGLPGDMITAITSDENNNLWIGTYNKGVAVLRGNDWEVFNTTNSGLPSNFISAIIFDRDGTLWIGTDRSGIVKYDGNNWTVYNSANADLPPSNICSSLAIDNNGILYAGFLYDLGSQIPGGLSKYEAGSWTLIQSNYIDISTLTIDKYNYIWAGSAINGFGLINGRFVFRDVFNKHNSPITSNMVNTIAVDKEMYKWIGTGGNGLIKYKNYR